Below is a genomic region from Candidatus Baltobacteraceae bacterium.
GGCTGTGGTTCGGCCTAGCGGTGGCGGTGATCGCCGCCGCGATCGCCGATCCGATCGTCGAGACGGTCTCGAACGCGGGCTGGTTCGGGCCGGGCAGCTTCACCGACCATTCGAATCTCGACGTGCTCCCGGCTTTACTCGCTGGCGCGGTTTTGGTCGGATGTTATCTCGTGCTGCGCGTGCGCCGCGCGCTTTTGCGTGCGTCGGGCGAGGCGCTGCGCGCCAACGTCGCACGTCTGCTTCCCTTCATCTTCCTCGCGCAGATGGGCGTGCTCTTCGCGATGGAGACGACCGAGCAGCTCGTCGTCTCCGGACATACCATGGGGGGCACGATCTGGCTCGGCGGCCCGATCTGGTTCAGCTTGACGGTGCACGCCGCGATGAGCATCCTGGTTGCCTACGCGCTGGCGCGCACCGCGTGCGCTTGCGCGCACACCACGCTGCGCGCCGTTCGTCATCTCCACGCGCTGGCGATCCGCGCCTTGCACGGACAGGCGCCGATCGCGCTGCGGCGGCGCGAGCGCACGGCGTTCGCTCGTCTCGCGCCGGTCCGCTGCCGCATCGGCAACCGCGCTCCTCCGTTCGCGTTCGCGTAAGACTCGCGTCCGTCTTGGACGCTTGCGAACCGTCTCGTAAGGAGTTTCTTCAATAATGTCGACAAGCATTCGCTGGAAGCGCGTCGCGCTCGTAGCAATAACCGGTATCGCCGCCGTTGTGGCCGGTTTCTTTCTCTTCGGCGATCGCGTGCGCCATGAAGTTGCGGTCACCGCTTCGCATAAAGCATTCGGAGCGAGCAAATTGAACGTGCTCCTGCTCGGCTATCAAGATGACGAAGGGACGACCGATACGATCATCTTGGCTCATCTCGACGTTGACCGGCGGACAGCGACGCTCGTCTCGATTCCGCGCGACACATGGGTTCCGATTCCCGGGCACGGTCACGACAAGATCAACGCCGCCTATGCGTTCGGCGGTCCGCACGCGAGCGCGCGGGCGGTGAGCGCGCTGCTCGGCGGTGTCCCGATCGACGCGATCGTGGCGCTGCAGCCCGACGGCGCGGCACAGATCGTCGATGCGATGGGCGGCCTGAACGTCGACGTTGACGAGACGATGAACTACGACGACAACTACGGCGATCTGCACATTCACTTGAAACAGGGTGAGCAGTATCTCACGGGTAGTCAGGTTGCGGGCTATTTGCGCTTCCGTCACGACGCTTCGTCCGATTACGGCCGCATGAAGCGTCAGCAGCAAGTGCTCAAGCTGATGCTGAACCAGCTCAGCCAGCCGCAAAATTGGGCGAAGCTGCCGCGCATCTTGGCGTTCGCGCGCAAAGACGTGAAGACGACGTTGAGCCAGGACCAGCTTCTCGCGCTCCTGGAGATCTATCGCGACGTCCCCGAAGACAACGTTCGTGCGTTCACGCTTCCCAGCAAGGCGGGCTGGGTCGGCGATGCGTCGGTCGTCTTCGCCGACGACCGGTGGGCGAAGCTGATCGGTAAGCTGCTCTTTACCAAGACCGACCCGCCGCAAGGTCAGATCGTCGTAGCGAACGCTACGGGCGACACCGACTTCGACAAGACGATCGTCGGCGCGCTGCGCGGCGGCGGCTGGAACGTCCGGACCGCGATCGATCAACCACCGAAATCGACCAGCATCGTGGTCGGCAGCTCGGCGGCGGCGCAGGCGCTCGCGGACGTCTTCTCAACCGGACTGCGGCCCGGAACCAACGCAACGCTGTTGCTCGGCTCGGATCTCGCGCCGCGGACCGAGTAGTTACCGTTCGCGCACCGCACGGCGTTCTCTGAGTTTTACGAGCCGATCCGATACTCTTGATGCAGCTCGATGCCGCTGCGGCGGAAACGGCTGAGGGTGACCGTCGTTCCGCGCCCGGGCATGCTCTCGACGTCGCACGAGTCCATGCACCGCTGCATGATCGGGATTCCGCGGCCGTGCTCGGTAAGTGCTTCGGGCAGCGGCGCGCGGCCAACCGGCGCATCCGGAAAACCGCGGCCATGGTCCTCGATGCGGGCCGAAATGAGGTGCGCGTCGATCTCGATCGTCACGTCGATGTCGGTCGAGCTTCCACCATGTTCGATGGCGTTCGCCAGGGCTTCGCCGACGGCAAAGATCGTCGCCTCCATGTCGGCTTTGGTGACTCCGTGGAGCGAGGAGAAGGTTGCTAGCGCGTCGCGGACGGTCCGTGCGTGGCGCGCATCGGGCGGAATCCGGACGTGCAGGCTGGGTCTCTCGGGCATTCGCAGAATTCTTACCGTAAAAGCGAAGGGCGCGAAACGGGTGTAGTGCAAGTGAGCGGCATGTCGATTGCTGCTCCTACCCCCGCTGAAGTAGAGACTTACTGCGAGCGCGCACGTAGCTCGCGCATACGTATCACGACGGAGAAGGGCGATATCGTGTTCACCTTCTTTCCCGATGACGCGCCGAACCACACAGCCGCCTTTATGAAATTGGCCGAGGCCGGGTTCTACAACGGTCTGGTTTTCCATCGAGTCGAGCCCGGATTTGTGATCCAAGGCGGTGACCCCGACGGCGACGGTACCGGCGGTCCTGGTTACCGCTTGAAAGCCGAGTTCAATACGCGTCCGCATCTGCGCGGCACCGTAGCGATGGCCCGCTCGTCCAGTCCCGACTCGGCCGGCTCGCAATTCTATGTTTGCCTTACCGACGCACGCTTTCTCGACAACAATTACACCGTGTTCGGGCAGATGACCGAGGGCTTCGAAACGCTCGATGCGATCAAACGCGGCGACGTGATGAAGAAGGTGACGGTGGAATCGCAGTAATCACGGAATCGCGTGCCCGATTTTTCCTACGTTGTACTCCGTAAACCACAAGCTGCCATCGGGTCCTACCGTTATTTCCTGCGGCCCCGCACCGCTCGTCGGTAACGGGAACTCCGTTACAGCGTGCGTGGTGAGCGAGATCTCGCCGAGCGCGTTCTTGCCCGCATCAAGGAACCACATCGCGCCGTCGACGCCCGCGGCGATGCCCTCGGGTACGGACCCTGCCGGCAGTGCGATCTGTGTGAGCGCATCCGTCGACGGATCGATCACGAGCACGAGCGGCGCGGTTCCGCCCGACGCCGTTACCCACACGTTGCCGTCCGTGCCGTACGCGATGTAGTTGGCATTATCGCCGTCCGGCACCGAGATCTGCGTCGTGAGCGTGTTGTTCGTGAGGCTGAAGTCGCCGACGTAACCGGTTTCGGCGAACCATGCGTCGCCGAGCGTGCCACCGGGGACCCATGTTACCTCCGAAGGCGTTCCCGACGGGGAGAACGGCAAGATCGTGAACTGACCGCCGGTATCGAGCGTCCAGACGCCGCCGCTGGTGTTGTCGGCGACCAGCATCAGACCGTTCGGTCCGGGCGCGATACCCTGCGGCGTTCCGGTGAACGGATAGCGTGCGATGATCCCGGTCGTCGTAACGCGATCGACGCCGCCGTTAGCTTGATCGGTAACCCAGAGCGCGCCGTCGGAGCCGGCCGTGATATCGAAGAGGTCGCCGCTGCTCACCTGATAGGTATATGCCAACGATGCGTTCGACGGATTGATGGCGTAGACGTTCGACGGCTGGTCGGTAAACCAGATGTTGCCGTCGGGTCCCTTGGCGATGCTGAAAGGGTGCGAGTAGCCCGTGTATTCGGTGATCGTCGTGCCGTTGATGCTCACACTCGCGCCGACCGGCGTGTTCGTTACGGGAAGCGCGAGCGCGACGTTGCCTGAATCGGTGATCGTTAGGGTGCATCCGCTTGCGCTCGATATGCTGCCGCCGCTCACCGGCAGTGTTGCCGATGCACCGCTGCCGCTGATCGAGCCGATCGTCGCGATGTTTGTACAGCCGGCAAGACTTGCCGTGTAGGTTCGCGTGCTGCCGGCTTCACCGAACCCGAGCTGTAGCGGTCCGACTCCGGTTCCGTTGAGCGAAACCGAGGTTACGGTGTTTCCGTTCACGTCAGCGATGAGCGGAGCGAGCGTCGAGGACTGCGAACTCACGCCGCTTGCGCTGAGCGTGATCGTGAAGGAGTACCCGGGCGCGCCGCCGCCGTCGTAGTCGACCGTTACGGAATCGGTCGATTTGGTTACCAGCACGCTGCTGCTCGGGCTGCCGCCGTCGAGCGAGACGCTCGCATGACCGCTGCCGCCGCTTTCGCTGATCGCGACGGTGATCGGATTCGCGTACGGATCGTTTTGACCGGCAGTGATCGGATTGTCGCCGAAATCGGTGGGCGCGATTACCAGACCCACGCTCTGCGGCTCACCGTCGGCGGGCAGCGACCCGGAGGGCAGCCTCGCTCCGAAGTTCGCGATCTCACCGCCGACGAACACCGGCACGCTGGTGGTCGAACCGGCGATGACGTCGACGTTCGCGGTTCCAACGCCGAGAATCGCCGCGCCGCTCGGGATCGCATTGTTCGCCGGCGCTTCGTTGTAAACGGTAACGGTGAAGACGTCGTTGCCGGTCGGAACGGTCACCGTCGTGGTGCAGGTTCGCGAGCTGCCGCTGCCGGAGCATGCGCTCGATGATGCCGAGAGATCGAGCGTTGCGTCCACGGTCGTTGCGCCTTGCGTGACCACGATGCCGGCACCCAGGGCCGATGCCGAAATGTACGCTGGATGCCGCGCGATGTCCGTCCCGCTATTCGCCGGCACGATCAGTGAGATCGCAACGATCTGCATCTTCGAATTCGATGGGCTTGCCGGCGCGCTCGGCGTGACGCTCCCGCCCCCGCCGCCGCCGCACGCAGCGAGCAGCAGTACGAGAAGCGGAGCAAAGCGCCGCGCGCTCATCGCTGCACCTGCACCAGCGTCGAAGTGTTGTCGAATACCATGTAGACGAGGCCGTTTGACGCTGCACCGATCGCACCGGCTTGCGATCCGAACGGGCCGTTGACGTCGGTTGCCATCACGAACGTGGCCGGGGAGACGTTCGTATCCATGCGGCCGATGCCGATCTGGCCGTAGAGCAAATAGTCGAACCACACGATACCGGGTTGTGCATTATCGGGCATCATGTACCAGGGTATCGCGCCGTCGGGGACCGGCACGATATTCACGATGCCGCTTGCATTCGCTTGAATGATCGCAGGGTTCGGTCCGTGATCGGTCACGTAGACGCCGTTGGCGTTCGCGAGCACGTCCCAAGGCTCGCCGCCGGCTTGTAACGGGTTGTTATTGCCGGGATACTCGATCAAACGATCGTTCACGTTATCGACGACCCAGACGTTCGACGAGGCGTCCACGGCGACGCCGGCCGCGGCGTTCACGCCGAGGAATACCGCATTCGGCGAGCCGGACGCCAGCGGGTAGTCCACCACCGAAGAGCCGCTCGTGTACCAGATCGAGGAATTGCCCGCGGCATACGCGATCGCCCCGCCGTTCGGCACCGGTGCCAAGGTCGAATTGGGTCCGGAGCCGATGGTGCTCGCGGGCGGAGCCGAGAACCTCTGCTCCTGATTGCCGGCGATCGCGTAGAACGTGCCGCCCGCGCTGACGATGCTGCCGAGGATCGGTGCGGTGGCGCTCGCCGCGTAATTGCTGACGCTTCCGCTCCCGCTGTAGTACGAGATGCCGCCGGAATTGAGCGGGGTCGTGTAATACACGCCGCCGTTGGTATCGAAGACGATCCCACCGTGATACGGATTGTTGACGCTCAAACTGCTGTCGGTAATCGATGTGAATGACGGGTAGATCGCTTGCAGCGCCGCGCCGGTCGTCGTGACGGGTGCGTACGACGAGCTCACGGAGATATTGCACGTGATGGTTCCGGACGTGCTCAATACGCCGTTGCCTGGAGCGTACACGTACTGCATGCCGGTCGGGCTCGGCGCGCTGATACTGCTCGGCGAGAATGACAACGCGCCGTTCAGATTGTTGTCGACGCCGAAGGTCAGCGTGATCGGATTGCCGTTCGGATCGACGAACCCGTTGCTCACGATCACGTCGTTGTCGGCATCGAGCGCGTAGACGCCGACCGTTCCGGTGGCCGGAATGATCTGATGAATCGCGGCCGGCGTGAGATCGAGCGACACGGATGCAAGGACGCCCGAGAGGGTCGCGCTGACGGATGAGGTCGTGCCCGCGGCGATCGCGACCGCGGGATCGATACCCCAACCCAATTGATTCGCGCCGGCGGGGATCGCGTTGCCGGTCGGTGGTTGGTCCCAGGTCGTGATGATGAAATCGTCATCGCCGATCGGGGCCGCGATGTTGAACGTGCACGTACGATTTCCGTACGCGTCGGAAGCAGCACAGGTCGAGCCGGCGGAGGCGGAGGTTTCGATGTTGGCGGCGGTTGTTGCCAGAGGCGTGCCCGTATCGTTGCCGGCGGTGTAGACGTTGACTTGTGCGCCGGCGGTGTTCTGCGCAACCGTGAAGATTCGGCGCAACCCCGCCGTGTGCGCGCTCGCGGCGCCCGGCACGTGCATCGTGATTGTCACCTGGGCCAGCGTCCTGGCCGGCGTTCCGGCGGTCTTCGGGAGCGCGTTCGAACCCCCGCCGCTACAATCGGATAGCAGCACGGCACTGAGGGCAAAGGCGACCCAGCGCAACATCGGACGAGCCCCTTCTAGGGACCGCGCGCGGCAACCTCGTCTAAAGATCCGTCCGGCCTACCAACCGGTATGACAGCGCCGCCAGCTCGTGGAAGGCGGGATAAACGGGCTCGAGGTCTTCGAGCCATTTACTGTAGACCGTCAAGATGTACGGCGAGTCCCCGAACGGTTCGACGATCGCGACGTCGCTGCGGCTTCCGTCGAGCGCTCCCGTCTTATGCGCGACCGGGACGCCGGGAGGGAGACCCACCGGGATTTTATTGTTGTCGGTCTGTCGCAGCATGATGTCGATCATCGCGCGGCAGTGCTCGGGTGAGACGATCGTCCGGATTTCTTCGCGCGAGCCGCGCGCAATGGCGTACAGCAGGCGCGCCATGTCGGACGGCGTGGTGACGTTGTCGTTGTGTTCCACGATCGCCGCAAAATCCAGGAAGTGCCGGGCCAGGCGGGTGCGGCTCATCCCGAGCCGCGCGCCGACCGCGTTGATTCGCGGCATCCCGAAGTAGCTGATGAGATAGTTGCTCGCGGTGTTGTCGCTGACCGTAATCATGGGCACCAGCAGCTCGTACACGGTAAACCTCGCCCCGTCGGGCTGTTCCGACATGAAATCGGACCCGCCGATCACGTCGGCGCTGTGGGTCGTGATGCGGTGCCGGAGCGTCCCCGGATGGCGTTCTTCCTCGACGAAGGCA
It encodes:
- a CDS encoding LCP family protein, whose translation is MSTSIRWKRVALVAITGIAAVVAGFFLFGDRVRHEVAVTASHKAFGASKLNVLLLGYQDDEGTTDTIILAHLDVDRRTATLVSIPRDTWVPIPGHGHDKINAAYAFGGPHASARAVSALLGGVPIDAIVALQPDGAAQIVDAMGGLNVDVDETMNYDDNYGDLHIHLKQGEQYLTGSQVAGYLRFRHDASSDYGRMKRQQQVLKLMLNQLSQPQNWAKLPRILAFARKDVKTTLSQDQLLALLEIYRDVPEDNVRAFTLPSKAGWVGDASVVFADDRWAKLIGKLLFTKTDPPQGQIVVANATGDTDFDKTIVGALRGGGWNVRTAIDQPPKSTSIVVGSSAAAQALADVFSTGLRPGTNATLLLGSDLAPRTE
- a CDS encoding ATP-binding protein, whose product is MPERPSLHVRIPPDARHARTVRDALATFSSLHGVTKADMEATIFAVGEALANAIEHGGSSTDIDVTIEIDAHLISARIEDHGRGFPDAPVGRAPLPEALTEHGRGIPIMQRCMDSCDVESMPGRGTTVTLSRFRRSGIELHQEYRIGS
- a CDS encoding peptidylprolyl isomerase, whose product is MSIAAPTPAEVETYCERARSSRIRITTEKGDIVFTFFPDDAPNHTAAFMKLAEAGFYNGLVFHRVEPGFVIQGGDPDGDGTGGPGYRLKAEFNTRPHLRGTVAMARSSSPDSAGSQFYVCLTDARFLDNNYTVFGQMTEGFETLDAIKRGDVMKKVTVESQ
- a CDS encoding serine hydrolase encodes the protein MKRAHFLLAAGAFAAYPAAAKASAYDRVEAIARAVPGIVGVYCRTLAAGPPVLAFNENEVFPAASTIKMLILVTAFVEEERHPGTLRHRITTHSADVIGGSDFMSEQPDGARFTVYELLVPMITVSDNTASNYLISYFGMPRINAVGARLGMSRTRLARHFLDFAAIVEHNDNVTTPSDMARLLYAIARGSREEIRTIVSPEHCRAMIDIMLRQTDNNKIPVGLPPGVPVAHKTGALDGSRSDVAIVEPFGDSPYILTVYSKWLEDLEPVYPAFHELAALSYRLVGRTDL